GCGATCCGGGCCCTCTCGGTCCAGTTCTGGACGAAGAGATTGGCGCAGAGGAGGAAGAGCCACGCGGCCGCGAGTGCACCCGTGCGGGCGAGGGACCGCTTGAGCTCGGCTTCGGCCCGGTGGTAGGTGAATTCGTCTTTTCGGAAGTTCAGCCCCCACGTCGTCGACGGCGAAACCTCGCGCAGGACGAGCCCGAGGGGCCTGGAGAAGCGGGACACGTCTTCCGGCCCGATCCCGGGCGGGAGCCGGAGCTCGAGTTCCTCGAGGCGCACGCACCGGAGCCCCGCTGCCTCGAGGTGCTTTTCCATCTCCGCCACGAACTCCGCGGGGTCTCCCGCGAGGATGCACGGGAGGTCGGCCGGTAGCGTGTCTTCCGCCAGGGCCATGAGAGTCCAGCGTATTTCCCCTGCCAGGGGTTCGAGAGGGGGCGGCCCGGCTCCGTTCGAGCCCGTGAGTGCGGGCCAGAGAACGGAGCGCACGCCCACGAGCTTGCCCTCGCGGGAAAGCGCCACGAGCGAGTCGCGCGGTGTGAGGTCGAGAAAGGCGTGGTCGGGCGGGAGGTTCCGGACCAGCGTGCGAAGGACGTTGAGGCTCGCGAGCGGAGCGTAATCGACGACCTTGGGGTCGAGCCCCGCCTCTGCGAGCGCCGCGAGCTGCGCCTGGAGGTCCTTTTTTCGCACGAGAGCCGCGAGCACGGTCGAACCGGCACCGCTCCGGTGGACGACCTGGTAGTCGACGACGGCCTCGTCGAGCGCGAAGGGGACGTTGGCTTCGAGCTCGAAGGGGACCGTCTGGCCGAGCCGCTTGCGGTCGCGGAAGGGGAGGACCAGCGTGCGTTGGCTCGCAAGCTCGGGTGGGGGGGTCACGAGCAGCGTGTCGAAGCGAATTTCGTTCGCGGAGAGAAGGGCGCGCACCCGCTCGGCCAGAGACGCGTCCCGGACGGCCTCCTCGGCGAGAAGCCGCGCCACCCGGTAGTCCCGGAAACTCGACTCCACGAGCGCTCCCCGGAGCCTGTGGCCGCCGAGGTCGAGGGCGAGAATTCGCTGCGGCATGGGTTCGCCCTCAGAACATACCCGAGTTTTCCGGGGACACCAAACCTTCTCCTTCCGGTCCGAGCTCCGCCTCGGCCGCTTCCCGGAAAAGCCGCACGCCGCCTTCCTTGTGCCAGTCGACGAACACGAGCTCCCACGCCGGCCCTCCCTGGGCACGCCGGGGCGAGGGGAGCCGGCGTGCCAGGGTGCGGATCGTCTTGCCGACCCCGTTGACCGACGCGCTCGCTTCGAGACGGAAGAGGGAGCTCGAAGTGCCCAGCAGCGGCCGCATGGAAGGCTCGACACCTTCGGGGAGCTCGCCCGAGCGGAAGGGCTCTTCTTTCTGGCGCGCGAGAATCTCGTCGACGACCGCGGGGTCGTCGAGAATGGCCTGGAGCACCTCGGCCGGGGCGCTGTTCACGTTGACCGGGGTTCGGCGCGAGCCTCGCAGCGGGAGTGCGGTCGCGAATTCCTTGAGCACCCGGTACCCGTCGCGGTTTTCCCAGAGGTCCGGGAAAGCCGCGGCGAAGTCCTGGATCGAGTCGAAGTCCCGGGGCGGTGTGGGTGGCCGGCCCGGCTCCTCCTCGACGAAGTTCGCTTCCCAGTACTCGGCGAGCCTCGCGTCGAGCTCTTCGGCGAACTCCTCGCCGGCGGCGGGAGCGACGAGCCGTCGGAGTGCCTCTCGCCAGCAGACGTGGTTTCCGAACTGGCATTCCGTGGCCTCGAGGTCCGTCACGCGCAGGGGTTTCGTGTTGTTCACGTTGAGTTTGCCGCTTTCGTCGACGATGCGGACGCAGAGTTCCCAGTAGGGCGGAAGTTCGAGGGCCGGAAGCGGCGAGCAGCCGCGCAGGACGAAGGAGCCCCAACCTTCGAGGTCCTCGAGACTCGGGTCCTCGGTGGGCGTTTCGTCGACGACGAGCGCACCCGCCAGGATGTTGATCCCGGACCGGGCGAGGTAGCTCGCCTGGAGCGAGCTCAGGGAATTGCGCGCGAGCTGGCTTTCCACCTGGATCGAGTACGTGAACTCGACGACGAGGATCGTCAGCAGCGTGACGACGAGCAGCGTGGCGACGAGCGCCACGCCGCGCTCCGAATCGTTTCGCCCGGACCGCACGACGCTACCCGCTTTCGGGGGTGGGGCGGAAGTTCGCGAGAGGCAGGTCGACGATGGTCGCGAACTCGTGGATGTTGCCCGCTCCGTCGTAGAGGTAGAGCGCCACCTCGACGGCGAGCGGCAGGCGGCCGAGGAACTCTTCCCGCGTGGAGTCCCACTCTTCGAGCCACTGCCGGCTTTCCCCGTCGAGGTAACGGAAGCGAAGGCCGGCCACGTTTTGCGCGAGCAGCACGGAAAAGGCGAGTTCTTCCTCCTGCTCGGCCACTTCTTCTTCGTCCAGTCCCACGAGCGCGCGCAGGGGGACCTGGTCGCGCCGCAGCGCGAACCGCGGGGGGTTGCCCTCGGGAAAGTCGAGCCCGTAGGTGACCAGGACCTCGCCTCCGCTCGCCCCGAGCGCGCCGATCGGGCCGAAAGGGGGGTCGACCGAGAGGGCGAAGCGGACCTGGTCGTCGGCTTCGCCGGAGCTCACCCCCTGGAAGACGACGCCCGGCCAGGTGGCGGGCGAAAGGGCCGCTTCGATCTCGTCGCCGATGCGGAGCACGGCCTCGCGGCCGACGGAGGCGAGCTGTGCGCGTTCCTCGGCGTACTCCTTGGTGGAGATGGTGCGGCTCACGGTGCCGTACACCGTGAGGAGCACGATCCCGAGGATCACCACGGCGACCAGGACCTCGAGGAGCGTGAACCCTCGTTCTCGGTCACGCTCCGGGGTCGCGGACGAAGTAGAGAAGCGCCGCCCCATGACCTCCCACGTCGCCCCGGAAGACCCGGAGCTCGACTTTTTTCACGGTCTCGAGTGTCGTGACCTCCACGTCCCGCTGCCACGAAAACTCGGGATACCATTCGAAGCTCCCCTCGGCGTCGCCGAGGGAAGCGAAATCTTCGAACTGGAGCTGCGTGGCGAGTTCGCGGAGGAGCAGGGTGGCCCGCGTCGTATCCTGCAGGCGTGCCACCCGCGAGACGTTGCGGCCGTGGAGCCCGAGGAGCCCCACGAACGCGAAGGCGAGAATCGCGAGGGCCACGAGCACCTCGAGCAGGGTGAACCCCCGCTCACCCGACGAGTTCGAGTTCCACATACCCTTCCTCGAGCTGGACCTGCCCCGTGAACGGCCAGACGCTCAGCGTGAACGCTTCCCGGCCGTTGTCCAGGTGGACGACCGTCGGCTCGACGAAGCCGTCGGGGAAAAACCGGGTGTAGACCTGGCCCTCGCGGAGCTTGCCGGTCGTGGCGAGCACGACGTCGCTGAAGGCGACGGTCGGCGGTAGCTGGACGGGGCGCAGGAGAGGGCCCGAACGCGCGAGCGGGTCCGTCGTGTCTCCGGGACGCGCCTCGGCCGTCACCCAGTAGCGGCCGGCCTCGAGGTCGAAGTGAAGCCGGTAGATCCTCCCGTCGAGCACGGCTTCGTTCCGGAGAAGCCGCATCGTGGTGGCGAGACGCCGGGCGTGCGAACGAAGCTCCATCCGCGAGCGGTCGCCGAGCCTCGGTGCGGCGAAGGAGAGCACGATCCCGACGATGAGGAGGACGAGCGCGAGCTCGATCAGCGTGAAGCCGCCGCCCGCCGCCCGGCTGGATTCGCACCGGGCTTTCATGCGTCCGCGGGTGCGAGACTCGTCGGCCGACGGCTCCGCAGGGGCCGTCGGCCATGCGCGTTTGCGACCCTCACGGGCACGTGGTCGCGTCGTCGCACCTCCCGGGATACCGCGTCGCGGTCGTCGATCCGCCCATCAGAGGTCGTGGTTGTCGATGTCCGCGTTCTTCCCCTCGCCACCGTCCTGCCCGTCCGCTCCGTACGACTTGATCGTGAAATTCTGGCCGTCGCTCGCGTAGACGTAAGGATTGCCCCAGGGATCGACCGGCACCTTGGAAAGATACCCTTCGGGGCTCGAGTTCGGCCCTACGCCCGAGCCGGGAAGCAGGGCCTCGAGCCCCTGGCTCGTGGTCGGGTAGAAGCCGTTGTCGAGCTTGAAGAGGTGGAGCGCTTCTTCGATCCCCTTGATGTCGGCGGCCGCCTTCGTGCGGCGGGCTTCGTCCGTCCGGCCGATGATCCGGGGAGCCACGAGCGTGACGAGGAGCCCCAGGATGAAGACGACGACCATGATTTCGATCAGGGTGAAACCGGCCGCGGCCCTCGGGGCGCCGGCCCGGGTCGCTGCTTTCGTGGATCGCATGGAACTTCCTCCTGGACGAACTTCTAACGTACGAGTTGGTTCAGTTCGAAAATGGGGACGAGAATGGCGAGCACGATGAAGAGCACGACCGCCCCCATCACGAGGATGATCACGGGCTCCATGATCGAGGTCAGCGACGCGATGGAGGTCTCGACCTCGTTGTCGTAGGAGTCGGCGGCGCGCGCGAGCATTTCCTCGAGCTCTCCGCTCCGCTCGCCGACCGCGATCATGTGGACGAGGAGCGGCGGAAAGAGGCCGCTTCTCTGGAGCGGCGGCGCGATGCTGTGGCCTTCGCGGATGCTCTCCCGCGCCTGGTCGATCGCGTCGGCCAGGCGCACGTTCGCGACCACGTTCCGGACGATGTCGAGGGAGGTGAGCAGCGGGATGCCGCTCCGGAGAAGGGTCGAGAGCGTGCGGGCGAAGCGGGCGAGAGCGACTTTTTTCAGGAGCCCCCCGAAGTAGGGCACCCGCAACACGTAGGTGTCGAACGTCATCCGGCCCTGCGGCGTCCGGACCCAGATGCGGAAAGCGACGGCCGAAAAGACGAGCGCCGCGAGGAGGAGCCACCAGTACTGCTGGCAGAAGGTGCTCACGCGAATCAGGACGACCGTGGCCCAGGGGAGGGCCTGTTTCGTGTCCTCGAAAATGCGGACGACGCGCGGCACGACGTAGGACACCAGGAAAAACACGATCGCGATGCTGACCGTGCCCATCAGCACGGGGTAGGTGAGGGCGGAGCGCACGCGGTTCCTGAGCCGTGCCGTCGCTTCCGTGTAGTCGGCGAGCCGCTCGAGAACCACGTCGAGAGCGCCGCTCGCCTCGCCCGCGCGGACCATGTTGACGTAGAGCGAGGAGAAAATCCGCGGGTGCTTGGCCATACCGTCCGCCAGTGCGCCCCCTTCGACGACGTGTTCCCGCACCTGCGAGAGGACCCGTTTCAGGCGGGCGTTCTCGGTCTGCTCGACGAGTGCCCCGAGACAGTCGACGAGCGGGAGCCCCGCGCCCACGAGCGTGGAGAGCTGCCGCGTCATCAGCGAGAGGTCGTAGGGGCCTACGCGCTCGAAGTACCGCTCGAGGGAGAACCCCGCGACCCGCGCGGTCGTGCCGGGCCGTGCGGCCGCTCGCTCTTCCTGGAGCTCGGTCGGATAGACGCCCGAGCGGCGGAGCTTGAGCCGCGCCCCCTTGGGGCTGTCGGCGTCGATGATGCCGCTGACCGCACGCCCCGCCGTGTTGAGTCCCTTGTAGGCGTAAACCGGCATGTCCTCGATCCTGGACGCATCCGGGCGGGGAAAGATTCGACCCGCCGCGGTTTTTCAGACGAGGTCTTCCTGCGTCACCCTGAGAACCTCCGGTATCGTGGTGATCCCGGCGAGCACCTTCTCGGCACCGTCCTCCCGCAGCGTGTTCATTCCCTTGGCCGTGGCCTCGCGGCGGATCGTGGCCGCGTCGGCCCCTTTCATGACGAGCGCCCGGATGTCGTCGTCGACGACGAGCAGCTCGTGGATTCCCGTGCGACCCCGGTAACCCGTGCGCTTGCAGGCGTTGCAGCCTGGCCCGGCCCGGTAGAGCGTGGCCCCGGCCGCCCGCCGCGGGTCGATCCCGATTTCGTGCAGCTCCTCGTCGCTCGGCTCGTACGCTTCGCGGCACTCCGGACAGACCCGGCGGACGAGCCTCTGCGCCATGACGGCGATCACGGAAGACGAGACGAGAAAGGGCTCGATCCCCATGTCGAGAAGACGGGTCATGGCGCCGAAGGAGTCGTTCGTGTGGAGGGTGGAGAAGACCAGGTGGCCGGTGAGCGCCGCCTGGATGGCGATCTCGGCGGTCTCCACGTCGCGGATCTCGCCCACCATGATGACGTCCGGGTCCTGGCGGAGGATGGAGCGCAAGCCGTTCGCGAACGTGAGGTCGATCTTCGGGTTCACCTGGATCTGACCGATCCCGTGGAGCTGGTACTCGATCGGGTCCTCGATCGTGATGATGTTCTTGTCCGTCGTGTTGATCTTCGAGAGCGCGGCGTAGAGCGTGGTCGTTTTCCCGCTGCCCGTGGGTCCGGTGACCAGGATGATGCCGTGGCTCTGCCGGATGAGCTTCGAGAAAATGGCGAGCTTCGGCCCGGCGACGCCGAGCTCTTCGAGCTCGAGGAGCGCGGCCGAGCGGTCGAGGAGCCGCATGACGACCCGCTCCCCGAAAGCCGTGGGCACGGTGGAAACGCGGATGTCGATGTCCTTGCCGGCGAGCTTGATCCGGATCCGGCCGTCCTGGGGAAGGCGCTTCTCGGCGATGTCGAGCCCGGCCATGACCTTCACGCGCGAGATGATGATGGGCTGGAAGCGCTTGGGCGGGGAGATGATGTCGTAGAGCACGCCGTCGATCCGGAAGCGGACGAGGACCTCGCGCTCGAAGGGCTCGATGTGGATGTCGCTGGCTCGGTCCTTGACGGCCTGGAAGAGGAGGGAGTTGACGAGCCGGATGATCGGGGCCTCGTCGTCCGCCTCGAGAAGGTCCCGCGGTTCCTCGAGTTCCGTGGCCACGAGGTCGAGTCGCTCCTCGTCGAGGCCGTCCATGAGCTGCTCCGCCGAGCCGGAGGCCAGGTCGTAGAAGCGGTTGATGGCGTCGACGACGACGGCGGCGGGTGCGACCTGGAGGCGGACGGGTTTCCCGAGGAGAAGCCGGAGGTCGTCGATGGCTCCGAGCTGCGTCGGGTCGCCCGCGAGGACGTGGACCGAGCCGTCCTCGACGGCCAGCGGAAAGAGGAGGTAGCGTTTCGCGAAGTGGATGGGCAAAGGACGGATGAGTTCGAGGACCTGCTCGGTCTGGACCTCGGGAAGCCGCTCGACGAAGGGAAGGCCGTAGTGCTCGGCCAGGGCCCGGGCCCAGCGCCGGCCGTCGATGGCTCCCATTTCCTGGAGGACGTCTCCCAGGGTTTTCCCGTCGCGCTGCCGCTCGCGCGCGCGCTCGAGGACTTCCGGGGCGAGACCTTCTCGCTCGATCAAGAAGCTCTCGAGGGTCTGTACCGGGGCCGCCATGGGTCAGCCGTCGAGACGCGTCCAGGATAGCACATTTTTGGCCGATGCGTCTTGCAGGGGCCGCCAGTGGAGGTGCTCCCGCGGCGAGGTACTCACGCGCAGCCCCTCCGGGTAGAGGGCCCCGGCCGCGCCGGCCGTCGAGAAAGTTTCCAGGCAGTAGTAGACAGCCCGGAAACGGTCGGTTTCGAAGCGGTATCGCTCCCCCCGGCGGAAAAGGAAGCGCAACTCGGAAAGCTCCGGCAGTTCGAGGGCGAGAAGCCCGCTTTCGGTCCGGAGGCTCTCGGGGGGCTCGCCCTGCGCCCAGAGCGTGGCCAGGAGGACGAAGTGGGCAGGTTTCGGGGGAAGCGGGACCGCAGCCGCGCTCGCCCCGTCCCCGACTTCACGCCCGAGCCGTTCGCCGCGCTTGGGAACCGGTGGGAGGTTCTCGATGTCCCAGGAGGGGCGCTCGAGCACGTCCCGGCGCTTGTTGGGAATGTCCTGCTCTTCGAGAAACGCCTGCATCTTCCCGCGCTCGATTTTCGAGAAGCGCTCCTGGTCGTACTCGTCGCGAACGATGTGGGGCGTGAGGAAGAGCATCAGGTTGATCTTGTTCCGGCTCCGGCTCTGGTTGTTGAAGAGGTGGCCGAGCACCGGGATGTCACCGACGAACGGGACCTTGGTTTCCTGGGAGCGGACGGTGTCGGAAATGAGCCCGCCGATCACCACGGTCTGGCCGTCCCGGGCGACCACGGTCGTGGTGGCCGACCGGATGGTCGTGGCAGGCCCGAGGAGGTTCGCGTCGATGGAGGGCTCGATGGTCGTGTCGGACACTTCCTGGAAGATGTCGAGCCGCACCGTTCCGCCCTCGGAGATCTGCGGCGTGATGCGGAGCGTGATTCCGACGTCCCGCCGCTCGACGGTGGCGAACGTGTTCGCGAGGTTCGTCTCGCTGGTCGAGCGGCTCGCGATGAAGGGCAGGTTGCGGCCCGAGACGATCTCGGCCTCCTGGTTGTCGGTCGTCAGGATGTTCGGGGCCGAGAGGATGTTGAACGTGGAGTCGGTCTGAACGGCGTTCAGGATGGCCATCTGCGCCGGGATCGTCGAACCGTCGGGAAGCCGGATCGTCTGCGAACTCGCAGCCGCAAGAAGAAGCCCCGGCACGGACGCCCCCTGGGCGAGGCCGGTGACACCGCTGAGGGCCCCGCCGAGAGCGCTCTGCGTCAGGTTGAACCGGCCGAGACCGACGCCGTTCGGGACATCCGTCGCGCCCTGGAACGAGAAGCCCAGGCTTTGCGCCGTGCTGAGGTCGACCTCGAGCAGGACGGCTTCCACGTAGACCTGACGGCGCCGGATGTCGAGTTTTTCGATCACTTCCTTGAGGGTTTCGTAGTCCTGTGGCGAGGCGTTGATGATGAGCGCGTTCGTCGCCGGGTCGGCCGTGATCCGGACCTCGCCCTGGAACTGCGCCGCACCTCCTTCGGCTCCGCCGCCCACCGCACTCACCGGTGCCGTGAAACCGCCCGTCGTCGTTCCCGCCCCACCGAGCCTTTGCGCCGAAGTGCCGAAGCCGTCTCGTTCTCCGAGAAGCCCGAAGCCTCCCACGCGGCCCCGGCTTCCGAGCGACGTCCCGCGAAGCCCGCGACCCCCGAGCCCCCCGCGCACTCCGCCGAGCCGTCCGAAGCCTCCGAGCCCGCCACGGAGGCCACCGAATCCGCCGAAACCACCACCCCCCCCGCCGCCGATCAGGTCGGCGAGCACGGCCACGAGCTCCTCGGCGTTCGCGTGCTTCAGGTAGTAGACGTGGATCCGCCCCGTTCCGAGGGGAAGGGGAACGTCGAGTTTGGCGACGATTTCCTTGATTTGCCGCATTTCGATGGGGCCGGCGATCACGATGAGCGAGTTCGTCCGCTCGTCCGGCACGATCTTGAAGGGGCGCGCAGCCGAACCTCCGGTGATGGCACCCGCCACCGAGGGCTGGGCACCGGGGCGGCCCCGAGCCGCCCGGGCTCTCGCCGCCGCCGTAGCGGCCGCCGCAGCGGCCCCACCCGCCGGGCTTTCGGGTTCCGTGCCCTCGAGGACCTCGACGACCTTGGCCGCGATCTCGTCGGCGAAGGCGTGCACGAGGCGGATCACCTCGATGTTGCGTTCGAAGCCCTCGACGTCGAGCTGGCCGAGAAGACGCGCGAGCCTTTCGGTGTTCGCTGCCGTGTCGATCAGGATGATCGTGTTCGTCGGCGTGTAGGCCGCGAGCAGTCCGTCCGGCGAAACCAGCGGCTGGATGACGGACACCATGGCGTTGGCGTCGACTTTTTTGAGCGGGATGAGCCGGGTGATGAACTCGTCGGTCGGCACGGCCGGGCGGTCGGGCATGACCGTCCCGATGGTCGTGGTCTTGGCCTCCCGCGTGGGTACGATCTTCGTCACCACCCCGGACGGCACCGTCGTGAAGCCCTTCACCTGGAGCACGGACTGGAAGACGGCGTAGGCTTCGTCGACGGAAATCTTCGAGGGCGAGATGACGGTCACTTTGCCCTTCACGCGGTCGTCGACGATGAAGTTCTTGCCGGTGATGTCGCTGATGAACTTCACCAGGACGGCGAGGTCGACGTCCTGGAAGTCCATCGTGATGAGCCGGTCGTCCTCTTCTTCGAGGTCGGTTTCTTCGGCGGGCGTGGGTTGGGCCGGAAGAAGCCGGGGCACCCCCACCGCCAGAAGGAACAGCAACCCGCACAGCACCAGCCGCATGGCCCGCATCGTGCCCTCAACGAATCTCGTACGTCAAGGTGAGGGGCTGGCGATTCCGGGTGAGTTCGACGGTGATCGTTCGTTCGTTACGGAGCTCCTGCAGCAGCGAGAGTGCGCGCGCCGGGTCGGTGACCTGGACGTTGTTGATCGAGCGCACGATGTCTCCGTTCCGGAGTCCGATCCGGTCGAAGATGCTCCCGGAGCGGATGGCGAACACCCGGAAGCCCGTCGTCTGGCCCTGCTCGAAATGCGGGACGGCGCGGATCTGCGTGAAGAGCTGGTTCATGTTCTCGAGCGCCGCGTCCACCTCCGCCCGTTCGATGACGAACTCGTCTTCTCCCACCCGCTCGATTCCCGGCGCTCGTGCCGGGCCGCGGCGACCTCGGCCGCGACCGCGTGCCGGAAAAGGCCGCCGCGCGGCCGGGCCGAGACTCGCGAGCTGCTCGGCGGAAATTTCGAGGTACTCCTTTTTTCCGTCCCGCTCGAGCGTGACCTTGTCCCACTCGATCTTGACGAGCTTCGCGTCCCCCGGGACGGTGTCGCCGACGCGGTAGAGGTCCTGTTTTCGTTGCCGCAGGTCTTCGATGATGGCGTAGGAAGGCTCGCTTCCGTGGTGGATCGCGACGCCCCAGAGGCGGAGCTGGAGCTGGGTCCGGACGGGGGGCGGAGGAGGCGGTGGGGGAGCGGGCTTGGCGGAGTTGAAGATGTCGCGTTCGTGGATGACAGCGTAAGCCTGCCGGGGCCGATTTGCCGCGGGCTCGGCGGCGGGAGGCGGCGGCCGCAGCTCCACGCGCGGCGGGGGGCGTAGCCGGGCGGCGACGACGGTGTTGACGGTGACGGCGGCCCAGTAGGCCGAGAAGCCCAGGAGGAGAAGGTTCGCCGCCACGAGGTAACGGGCCGGATTCGCCATGCCGCCGCTCGTCCGCGCCTCTATACGGGAATCGTTTCGGCCAGTTCAAGCAAACCGTCCCACCTTCACCGAATTCTTAAGACGGCGGAAGGCGCCGGTTTCTTCAAAAGGCGCCCGCTTCTGCCCCACCTCCGGTCGCGCGGAGGGGGCTTCGGTCGCGCGTGGGAGAGCCGGACGCGGCTTCACCCCGGAAACCCGTCCCTTCCTCCTCGACGCGGCCCTTTGCTCTCCCGAAAAATCCGCAGCCCCGGCTCTCAGCCGGCGGCGGCCCGTGCTTCGGTCCTTTCCGCGGCACGCGCGGGCTCGAGTGCGTGTTCGAGTACCTCGTCGATCGTGTCGACGAAGACGAAGCGGAGCTCTTTGCGGACGCTTTCCGGGACTTCCTCGAGGTCTTTCTCGTTGCGCTTGGGCAGAATCACGGTGTCGATGCCGGCCCGGTGGGCGCCGAGAACCTTTTCTTTGATCCCGCCCACCGGGAGGACCTTGCCCCGTAAGGTGATCTCGCCCGTCATGGCGACGTTGTGCCGCACGGGCCGCCCGGTGAGGAGCGAGGCGAGCGACGTGGCGATCGTCACACCGGCCGAAGGCCCGTCCTTCGGTACCGCTCCGGCCGGGACGTGGACGTGGATGTCGGATTTCTCGAAGAAGTCCGGCGGAATGCCGAGCTTTTGCGCCCGCGAGCGGATGTAGCTCAAGGCCGCCTGTGCCGACTCTTTCATGACTTCGCCGAGGTGGCCCGTGAGCGTGAGGCCCTTCTTCCCGGGCATGCGCGTCGACTCGATGAAGACGATGTCGCCGCCCATCGGCGTCCATACGAGGCCGATCGCCACACCGGGCTCCTGCGTCCTCTCGGCGACTTCGGAGAAGAACTTCTCGGGACCGAGAAACTTCCGGACCTCCTCCGGCGTCACGACGACGGGTTCGGTGTTTCCCTCCGTGACACGCCGCGCCACCTTGCGGCAGATGCTTCCGATCTCGCGCTCGAGGTTGCGGAGCCCGGCCTCGCGCGTGTAGTGGCGGATGATGTGGAGGATCCCTTCCTCGGTGAAACGGACGAGTTCCTCCGTCACCCCGTTTTCGCGGGTCTGCTTGGGAATCAGGTGACGGCGGGCGATCTCGAGCTTTTCCTGCTCCGTGTAGCCCGCGAGCTCGATGACCTCCATCCGGTCCTTGAGCGGCGCGGGAATCGGGTCGAGGAGGTTGGCCGTCGTGATGAA
The sequence above is a segment of the Candidatus Binatia bacterium genome. Coding sequences within it:
- the gspG gene encoding type II secretion system protein GspG translates to MRSTKAATRAGAPRAAAGFTLIEIMVVVFILGLLVTLVAPRIIGRTDEARRTKAAADIKGIEEALHLFKLDNGFYPTTSQGLEALLPGSGVGPNSSPEGYLSKVPVDPWGNPYVYASDGQNFTIKSYGADGQDGGEGKNADIDNHDL
- the gspF gene encoding type II secretion system protein GspF, with amino-acid sequence MPVYAYKGLNTAGRAVSGIIDADSPKGARLKLRRSGVYPTELQEERAAARPGTTARVAGFSLERYFERVGPYDLSLMTRQLSTLVGAGLPLVDCLGALVEQTENARLKRVLSQVREHVVEGGALADGMAKHPRIFSSLYVNMVRAGEASGALDVVLERLADYTEATARLRNRVRSALTYPVLMGTVSIAIVFFLVSYVVPRVVRIFEDTKQALPWATVVLIRVSTFCQQYWWLLLAALVFSAVAFRIWVRTPQGRMTFDTYVLRVPYFGGLLKKVALARFARTLSTLLRSGIPLLTSLDIVRNVVANVRLADAIDQARESIREGHSIAPPLQRSGLFPPLLVHMIAVGERSGELEEMLARAADSYDNEVETSIASLTSIMEPVIILVMGAVVLFIVLAILVPIFELNQLVR
- the gspE gene encoding type II secretion system protein GspE; protein product: MAAPVQTLESFLIEREGLAPEVLERARERQRDGKTLGDVLQEMGAIDGRRWARALAEHYGLPFVERLPEVQTEQVLELIRPLPIHFAKRYLLFPLAVEDGSVHVLAGDPTQLGAIDDLRLLLGKPVRLQVAPAAVVVDAINRFYDLASGSAEQLMDGLDEERLDLVATELEEPRDLLEADDEAPIIRLVNSLLFQAVKDRASDIHIEPFEREVLVRFRIDGVLYDIISPPKRFQPIIISRVKVMAGLDIAEKRLPQDGRIRIKLAGKDIDIRVSTVPTAFGERVVMRLLDRSAALLELEELGVAGPKLAIFSKLIRQSHGIILVTGPTGSGKTTTLYAALSKINTTDKNIITIEDPIEYQLHGIGQIQVNPKIDLTFANGLRSILRQDPDVIMVGEIRDVETAEIAIQAALTGHLVFSTLHTNDSFGAMTRLLDMGIEPFLVSSSVIAVMAQRLVRRVCPECREAYEPSDEELHEIGIDPRRAAGATLYRAGPGCNACKRTGYRGRTGIHELLVVDDDIRALVMKGADAATIRREATAKGMNTLREDGAEKVLAGITTIPEVLRVTQEDLV